The following coding sequences are from one Fibrobacter sp. window:
- a CDS encoding 50S ribosomal protein L10, whose amino-acid sequence MSTRLERTTVIEELENKFRDASGIYLADNNKIDVEKVTRLRSDFRKKGITFVVVKNTLAREAAKRVGKEDLMPHFKGPTAVAVAPEDGTAPAKIIRDFQKENKELLGLKLAFVDGTYFSAEDAIKLADIPSREELLAQLLGCLQAPMGKFAAALNGILSKLTGTLNALKDKKSAEQ is encoded by the coding sequence ATGTCAACAAGACTTGAAAGAACAACGGTCATAGAGGAACTGGAGAATAAATTCCGGGATGCAAGCGGAATCTATCTCGCTGATAACAACAAAATCGATGTAGAGAAGGTTACCAGACTTCGTTCTGATTTCCGTAAAAAGGGAATCACGTTTGTAGTGGTAAAAAATACTCTGGCCAGAGAGGCGGCAAAGAGAGTTGGAAAAGAAGATCTGATGCCTCATTTCAAGGGTCCCACTGCGGTTGCAGTTGCTCCTGAGGATGGAACTGCTCCGGCAAAGATTATCAGGGACTTCCAGAAGGAAAATAAAGAACTTCTGGGTTTGAAACTGGCTTTTGTTGATGGAACATATTTCAGTGCCGAAGATGCTATAAAGCTTGCCGATATTCCAAGCCGCGAAGAGCTTCTTGCTCAGCTTTTGGGTTGCCTCCAGGCTCCCATGGGTAAATTCGCTGCTGCCCTTAACGGGATTCTATCCAAGCTTACCGGCACTCTCAATGCGCTCAAGGATAAAAAGAGCGCTGAGCAATAA
- a CDS encoding 50S ribosomal protein L1, giving the protein MKHGKKYNTVYKKVDKLKEYGALEAIEFLKSNSFTKFDETVEIAVVLGVDSRKSDQAVRGAAVLPHGLGKTIRVLAFAQGEKEAEAREAGADYVGGDDLAEKIKGGWLEFDAVVATPDMMKVVGKLGKILGTRGLMPNPKVGTVTMDIGKAIKEMKKGKVEFRVDKAGILHAPLGKLSFESQKILENTKAFMEAVLKAKPATAKGQYIKKVSLTSTMGQGIKINQNDLK; this is encoded by the coding sequence ATGAAACACGGTAAGAAGTACAATACGGTTTATAAAAAAGTTGATAAACTTAAAGAGTATGGTGCTCTTGAGGCGATTGAGTTTCTTAAATCAAACTCCTTTACAAAGTTTGATGAGACAGTAGAAATCGCGGTTGTCCTGGGCGTTGATTCCCGCAAAAGCGATCAGGCTGTAAGAGGTGCGGCAGTTCTTCCTCACGGTCTGGGTAAAACCATTAGAGTACTTGCATTTGCACAGGGAGAAAAGGAAGCTGAAGCCAGGGAAGCCGGTGCCGACTACGTGGGCGGCGATGATCTGGCAGAAAAGATAAAGGGCGGCTGGCTTGAATTCGATGCTGTTGTGGCTACTCCGGATATGATGAAGGTAGTTGGAAAGCTGGGAAAAATTCTTGGAACCAGGGGCCTTATGCCTAATCCCAAAGTGGGTACAGTTACTATGGATATCGGTAAGGCTATTAAAGAGATGAAAAAGGGAAAAGTAGAGTTCCGTGTCGATAAAGCTGGTATTCTTCATGCTCCGCTTGGCAAGCTTTCTTTCGAATCTCAAAAGATTCTGGAAAATACGAAAGCTTTCATGGAGGCTGTTCTGAAGGCCAAACCGGCAACGGCAAAAGGCCAGTACATAAAGAAAGTCAGCCTCACCAGCACGATGGGGCAGGGGATAAAAATCAACCAGAACGATTTAAAGTAG